A window of Flammeovirga kamogawensis genomic DNA:
GAAATTCTATCAATCTAAATAATAAGGTAGTTTAAAACACTCATCTTATACACAAAGACCGTTGATTTTAATAATCAACGGTCTTTGTAATTTATAAACATTGCATTTGCATTTATTTGATACAAACGCATTTCGTATTGCTACAATAAAGAATTTTCCATCAGTCTGTAAAAAGATTGAAAACATTATAATTTACTAGAAAAATGACAAGACCAACACACGAACAACGCACTCCTCTATGGCAATTTCCATGGGGTTATGCCGAATCTTTTATTTTTGGTATTGGATTGTTTTTAACCGGCTGTATTCTTCAATATACTATTGGTAGTGTTAAAGCTGTACACTATCCGTTAAACATGTATTTTATGCTAACCTTTTGGTTTGGGTTAGGCTTTGTTCATTATTTTGCAAAAAAGACTTCTATAGTAAAGTGGTTACGTTCTGTGCCATTAGCTGTTGCATCTTCAGTTCTCGTATTAGTTTTGGTTGTGGTGATGGGAACAATTCCTCAAGCATCTTACGATCCAACTATAGCATTAGATCCTTTAGGTTTTTCTAATATGACAGAAAGCTGGCCTTTCGCATTTGTCATGTTTTTAATGTTAACAAACTTAGGTTTAGCAACATGGAACAGGATTCTTCCATTTAAAGTAAAGAACTTAGGTTTCATTTTTAATCACTTAGGCTTGTGGGTAACAGTTGTTGCAGCTGGGTTAGGTAGTGGAGACCTTCAACGTTTATCAATGGATTTATATGAGGGGAAAACAGAATGGAAAGCTTACGATAAAGATTTAAATGATGTTGAATTACCGCTTGCCATCAAACTTAATAAATTTTCAATTACAGAATTTCCACCTAAAATAGCTTTTGCCAACCGAGAAACAGGTAAAGTGATGAGCAAAGGAGAGAATGCTTTTGTAATGATTGACCCTGATTTAAAGGCATATTTATATAAAGATTGGAAAGTTGAAATTGTAAAATACCTTTATGAGTCTGCCCCTGTAAATGGTATATACCAACAATTTAATGATGATGGAGCGGCACCTGCAGCTTTGATTAAATTGACAAATCAGAAAACAGGAAAAATAGTAGAAGGGTGGATTTGTGCAGGTTCGTTCCGTTTTGATGGAGCTACTTTACAAGTAGACGATGAATATGAAATTGGTATTTTACCTCCAGAAGCTAAAAAATTTAGTTCTAATGTTACTTTATACACAAAAGACGGAGAGCAAAAGACAACTGATTTAGAAGTAAATTACCCTATTGAAGTAGGAGGTTGGAAAGTATACCAATTAAGTTATGATGAACGCTTTGGACGTTGGTCTAAATTAAGCGTAGTAGAATTGGTGAGAGACCCATGGTTACCAGTGGTTTATATTGGTATCTTTATGATGATGATAGGTGCAGCTTACATCATTTGGACTGGCCAAAAACAAGCATAGTTTAAGTAGTTACTTTCAGAAAAAATATAGTGTTATGACACATTTTGATACTTGGGTTACATTCCCATATTTTTCAGTTGGAGCAATTATCTTATGGTGTATTGCTGGTTTCTTGTTGTTTAAAAGTGAAAAAAAATCATCCAAAGAAAAAATAGCATTACTTGTTGCTCTTGGAGGAGTAATAATGATAGGTGCATTTATAACAATATTGTGGATATCTTTAGAACGCCCTCCTTTAAGAACTTTAGGTGAGACAAGATTATGGTATGGCTTCTTTTTATCTGCAGTTGGACTTATTGCCTATTTACGATGGAGATATAAATGGTTTGTAGGGTATAGTTTAGCTATGGCCTCGTTGTTTTTATTAATTACTTTATCTAATCCTGATACGTACAACAAAGCATTAATGCCTGCATTACAGAGCCCTTGGTTTGTTCCTCATGTGGTGGTTTATATTTTTGCTTATGCTTTGTTAGCAGCGTCTTCTTTAGTGGCATTCCATGGATTGTATCAACATAGTAAAAATCAGCTAGTACAAGAAACATTAGATATGGCTAATAACTTGGCATATATAGGTTTAGGATTCTTGACTTTCGGTTTATTATTTGGTGCTTTATGGGCAAAAGAAGCTTGGGGACATTATTGGACTTGGGATCCAAAAGAAACATGGGCATTTTTAACTTGGTTAAGCTATTTAACGTATGTTCATTTAAGATACAGACACCCTGATGCTATTAAAAAACCATTATGGGCATTGGCTTTATCTTTTGGAATTTTGTTGATATGTTGGTTTGGTGTAAATTATTTGCCTTCAGCACAACAAAGTGTTCATACTTATACTCAATAGAAAAATATTTAAGTTAAACAATGATGTTTGACCTCAAAAAGCCATGGAAATCGATTTTCATGGCTTTTTTGTGATTAAATACCGAGAAATTTGCATTTTATCTTCAATTTAAGGCGCTTAAAAGAATAAAAATATGTTCTTTTGCAGTTGGATTTTTGTTATTAATACGTTTTGGGAATATTTAGAAATATGGCGCGAAAAGATTCCGGTGAGAAGAAGCCGCGTTTAGATAAAGGGAGCATGCAAAAACTGAAAGGTATCTTTCGTTTCATGGCTCCATACAAGGGAAGTTTTACACTGGGTTTAATCAGTTTATTCTTTTCTAGTACAGTGTTGTTAGCTTTTCCTTATTTAACAGGTAGCTTAATAGATACAGCACAAGGACAAAGTAAAATTCCATGGTTATCAGACTTAACGCATGTTGGGTTGGCATTAATGGGAGTATTATTAGTTCAAAGTATTTTTTCTTTTGCAAGGGTTTATTTCTTTGCAGTAGTGAATGAAAATGCAATGGCAGATTTACGTCGTGAACTTTATAGAAAGTTTATGTCGTTACCTATGTCATTTTATGATAAAAATAGATCTGGTGAATTATTTAGTAGAATTACTGCAGATGTTGCCGTACTTCAAGATACATTCTCTACAACGTTAGCAGAATTAATTCGTCAGGTAGCCACATTGGTTTTGGGTGTTGCTATTTTATTTGCAACAAACCCTAAGTTAACATTATTCATGATTTTAACTTTTCCATTATTAATTGTAGTTGCAATTGTATTTGGAAAGTTTATCAGAAAATTATCAAAAGGTACTCAAGATGCTTTAGCTAAAGCAAATATTGTTGTAGAAGAAACGCTACAATCTATTGGTACTGTTAAGACCTTTGCTAACGAAGACTATGAAGTAAAACGTTACTCTTCAACTTTAGATAAAGTAGTAGGTATTGCATTAAAGTCTGCAACATTTAAAGGTGCGTTTATTTCATTTATCATCTTTGTTTTATTTGGTGGTATTGTAGGCGTATTATGGTACGGTAGTTATTTAGTATCACAAGGTTCTATTACTGTAGGAGACCTCACTTCTTTTGTACTTTATACTATGTTTATTGGTGGTTCTATAGGTGGTCTAGGTGATATTTATGGAGCTATCCAGAAAGCAGTAGGAGCTACAGAAAGGGTACAAGAAATTTTAGAAGCTGAATCGGAACACGAAATTAATAAAGAAGAAATTCCTCGTTTAGAAGGAAATATAACTTTAAAAGATGTGCGTTTTGCTTACCCAACTCGTAGCGAACTTGAAGTATTAAAAGGTGTAAACCTTGAAATAAACAAAGGAGAGAAAGTTGCTCTAGTAGGTAAGTCAGGTGGAGGTAAATCTACAATTGCACACTTACTACAACGTTTCTATGAAATCAATAGTGGAGACCTTATAATTGATGGTAAGTCTGCTAAAGATTTCAACCTAATAGGCTATAGAAAGCACGTAGGTGTTGTTCCTCAAGAAGTATTACTATTTGGTGGTACTATTGCAGAAAATATTGCTTATGGTAACCCAGAAGCTTCTCAACAAGAAATTGTAGAAGCTGCTAAGAAAGCAAATGCTTTAGAGTTTATCGAGAGTTTCCCAGAGGGTTTTGAAACTCTTGTAGGAGAAAGAGGAGTGAAATTATCAGGGGGGCAACGTCAGAGAATTGCTATTGCAAGAGCTATCTTAAAAGATCCTGCAATATTAATTTTAGACGAAGCAACTTCTGCTTTAGATATAGAATCAGAAAAACAAGTTCAAGAAGCATTAGAAACGCTAATGGAAGGAAGAACAAGTTTAATTATTGCACATAGATTATCTACAATTCGTAATGCCGATAAAATTGCTGTTCTCGAAGAAGGTACAGTAAAAGAAATTGGTAAACATGATGAGTTAATTGCAGATTCTGATGGCTCTTATGCTAAACTTATTCAGTTGCAAGAGTTTTAAAAATACACTAAAATCCTTTTAAAAAGGACTAAAAATATTAAAGGTTAGATATAGGACTTTCAGTTTTATATCTAACCTTTCTTTTTTCTTGATATATACCCTTAATTACTATATGTTTGTTATACCAAACGAACAGAGATAGTGTAACACAATAATTGTGTTGCAAAAAATATTACTGTCAACAGCCAAAAAAATAATAACACTAAACACAAAACACAATGTTCCAAGATAATTTTGCACCCCCAAAAGGCTCATTTACTTTTACAATGATAAAGCCTGGTGAAGAAAACCAAGATAATATTGGTGAGATTTTGACGATGATTCATGAAGCAGGTTTTCGTATTCAAGCTATGAAAATGATACGATTACGCACAAAGCAAGCTGAAATGTTCTACCGTCATTTAGCAGAGCAACCTTTCTACCGCGATGTTGTAAATTACATGACTTCAGGGCCTGTTATTGCAGCAGTTTTAGAAAAAGACAATGCTGTAAAAGATTACCGTAAATTGATTGGTGCTACAGATCCTACTAAAGCAGAAGAAGGTACAATCCGTAAGCGTTTTGCTAAATCTACAGATAGAAATGTAGTTCACGGTTCTGATTCTGATGAAAATGCAGCAGAAGAAGCTTCTTTCTTTTTCTCATTTAGCGAGAGATATAACCAAGATGGTCACTGTTTCTTCGGATGGGGGAAATAAATCAACTATTAAATTGAAAAAAGAAGTCTTGTATTGTAAAAATGCAAGACTTCTTTCTTCTTACAAGAAGAATATATAACCACTTTACTTTTTTGATATGCCGCAACCTAAATTAAAGGAAACTCTATCTTATTGGTCAGAAATATTTAATGGATCAATAGAAAATAATTGTGTATCATTTAATAATGAAATTGCAAAGGGTAGTATTAAAGGTGTTTTTTTTTCAGATGATTTATATCTTTTACAGTTTGATATTTTTCTAAATCAACAACTCTCTGATTTAGGTGAAAACCTAGTTGATGATAGTGATTATGTAAATTTTTTATTTGGTCAAACGGAAGTGAATACGTCTAAGCATATAACTTTTGAAGTGGAGGAAAGAATAGATCTTCGTGGCGTTGTAGTATCGAATAATAAGAAAAGCCTTAATTGGTTCCAACCTGCTAATATTCCTTTGAAACTATTGTTACTAAAAGTAAGTAAGCAGAATTTTACAAGGTTGGTAAATCAATCAGTAAGTTTAAAAAATAGTATAAAAAAAGAGGAATCATTTACAAAATTTGATAACCTAGACCCCGTGATGTTAGGTACTTTATTGAGGATTTTTGAAATAGATGATCCTGTATATGGTCAAGAATTAATGGAACATTGTTCTAATTATCTCATTACATTAACGATGTCTAAATTATCTAAGAATTCCTTAGATAATGACGATTCATCATTAAATATGACTGCTTTATTTCACGCAAGACAATTGATAATTGATAAAAAAGGAGCAGATATACCTATAGATTTTTTAGCTAAAGAGGCGGGTATGAGTGTGAGTAGATTGAGATTATTATTTAAAACATTTTTTGAAGTACCCATTTATCAATTTCAGCAACAAATACGTTTAGAAGAGTCGAAGAAATTACTTTTAGAGGGTGAGAAAACACAAGCTATGATTGCTATGGATCTAGGTTTTTCCACTTCAAGTCATTTTACAGCTGTTTTTAAAAAATATTATGGATATACTCCTAAAGAGTTTAAGAAAAATAATACAGCTTAAGTATATTCAGTAGACAAAAAAATAGTCTTCTTATTTAATATAAAAAGACTATCCTTAGCTATAAAAAGTGGTGTTAAATTGTCATATCCATTAATACATGTGGAATACCATCTTCCATAAATTCATCACCTTTTACTTCAAAACCCTCTTCAGCATAAAACTTTGTAATGTAGGCTTGAGCATGTAGATAAACACGTGTTCCTTCTGGTGCAATTTCTTCAATTTCAGATAAACTAGCTTGTAATAAAGCATTACCAATTCCTTCCCCTCTAAAATCTTGAGATACAGCAAAACGACCTAGTTTATATCCTTCTTCTGTAGTATAAAAACGACAAACACCAGCAGGTCTTCCATCATC
This region includes:
- a CDS encoding cytochrome c biogenesis protein ResB, which encodes MTRPTHEQRTPLWQFPWGYAESFIFGIGLFLTGCILQYTIGSVKAVHYPLNMYFMLTFWFGLGFVHYFAKKTSIVKWLRSVPLAVASSVLVLVLVVVMGTIPQASYDPTIALDPLGFSNMTESWPFAFVMFLMLTNLGLATWNRILPFKVKNLGFIFNHLGLWVTVVAAGLGSGDLQRLSMDLYEGKTEWKAYDKDLNDVELPLAIKLNKFSITEFPPKIAFANRETGKVMSKGENAFVMIDPDLKAYLYKDWKVEIVKYLYESAPVNGIYQQFNDDGAAPAALIKLTNQKTGKIVEGWICAGSFRFDGATLQVDDEYEIGILPPEAKKFSSNVTLYTKDGEQKTTDLEVNYPIEVGGWKVYQLSYDERFGRWSKLSVVELVRDPWLPVVYIGIFMMMIGAAYIIWTGQKQA
- the ccsA gene encoding cytochrome c biogenesis protein CcsA, producing the protein MTHFDTWVTFPYFSVGAIILWCIAGFLLFKSEKKSSKEKIALLVALGGVIMIGAFITILWISLERPPLRTLGETRLWYGFFLSAVGLIAYLRWRYKWFVGYSLAMASLFLLITLSNPDTYNKALMPALQSPWFVPHVVVYIFAYALLAASSLVAFHGLYQHSKNQLVQETLDMANNLAYIGLGFLTFGLLFGALWAKEAWGHYWTWDPKETWAFLTWLSYLTYVHLRYRHPDAIKKPLWALALSFGILLICWFGVNYLPSAQQSVHTYTQ
- a CDS encoding ABC transporter ATP-binding protein; this translates as MARKDSGEKKPRLDKGSMQKLKGIFRFMAPYKGSFTLGLISLFFSSTVLLAFPYLTGSLIDTAQGQSKIPWLSDLTHVGLALMGVLLVQSIFSFARVYFFAVVNENAMADLRRELYRKFMSLPMSFYDKNRSGELFSRITADVAVLQDTFSTTLAELIRQVATLVLGVAILFATNPKLTLFMILTFPLLIVVAIVFGKFIRKLSKGTQDALAKANIVVEETLQSIGTVKTFANEDYEVKRYSSTLDKVVGIALKSATFKGAFISFIIFVLFGGIVGVLWYGSYLVSQGSITVGDLTSFVLYTMFIGGSIGGLGDIYGAIQKAVGATERVQEILEAESEHEINKEEIPRLEGNITLKDVRFAYPTRSELEVLKGVNLEINKGEKVALVGKSGGGKSTIAHLLQRFYEINSGDLIIDGKSAKDFNLIGYRKHVGVVPQEVLLFGGTIAENIAYGNPEASQQEIVEAAKKANALEFIESFPEGFETLVGERGVKLSGGQRQRIAIARAILKDPAILILDEATSALDIESEKQVQEALETLMEGRTSLIIAHRLSTIRNADKIAVLEEGTVKEIGKHDELIADSDGSYAKLIQLQEF
- the ndk gene encoding nucleoside-diphosphate kinase produces the protein MFQDNFAPPKGSFTFTMIKPGEENQDNIGEILTMIHEAGFRIQAMKMIRLRTKQAEMFYRHLAEQPFYRDVVNYMTSGPVIAAVLEKDNAVKDYRKLIGATDPTKAEEGTIRKRFAKSTDRNVVHGSDSDENAAEEASFFFSFSERYNQDGHCFFGWGK
- a CDS encoding helix-turn-helix domain-containing protein, with amino-acid sequence MPQPKLKETLSYWSEIFNGSIENNCVSFNNEIAKGSIKGVFFSDDLYLLQFDIFLNQQLSDLGENLVDDSDYVNFLFGQTEVNTSKHITFEVEERIDLRGVVVSNNKKSLNWFQPANIPLKLLLLKVSKQNFTRLVNQSVSLKNSIKKEESFTKFDNLDPVMLGTLLRIFEIDDPVYGQELMEHCSNYLITLTMSKLSKNSLDNDDSSLNMTALFHARQLIIDKKGADIPIDFLAKEAGMSVSRLRLLFKTFFEVPIYQFQQQIRLEESKKLLLEGEKTQAMIAMDLGFSTSSHFTAVFKKYYGYTPKEFKKNNTA
- a CDS encoding GNAT family N-acetyltransferase — encoded protein: MSDTLSIVIFKGIESDWWPAVMQIRKEVFVDEQEIDLSLEFDDLEPKAYHLLVLDDGRPAGVCRFYTTEEGYKLGRFAVSQDFRGEGIGNALLQASLSEIEEIAPEGTRVYLHAQAYITKFYAEEGFEVKGDEFMEDGIPHVLMDMTI